The Vibrio tarriae genome includes a window with the following:
- the leuC gene encoding 3-isopropylmalate dehydratase large subunit — translation MSKAKTLYEKIYDAHVVVAAPGETPILYIDRHLVHEVTSPQAFDGLREKGRPVRQVSKTFATMDHNVSSTTKDINASGEMARIQMQTLSKNCEEFGVTLYDINHKYQGIVHVMGPELGITLPGMTIVCGDSHTATHGAFGSLAFGIGTSEVEHVLATQTLKQGRAKTMKIEVRGKVASGITAKDIVLAIIGKTTAAGGTGYVVEFCGEAIRDLSMEGRMTVCNMAIELGAKAGLIAPDATTFNYIKGRRFAPQGNDWDAAVDYWQTLKTDEDAQFDAVVTLEASEIKPQVTWGTNPGQVIAVDEPIPSPSQFADPVERSSAEKALAYMGLEAGKMLSDYKVDKVFVGSCTNSRIEDMRAAAAVAKGKKVAAHVQALIVPGSEQVKAQAEAEGLDKIFIEAGFEWRLPGCSMCLAMNNDRLGPGERCASTSNRNFEGRQGRDGRTHLVSPAMATAAAIAGHFVDIRQF, via the coding sequence ATGTCAAAAGCCAAAACGCTTTACGAAAAAATTTACGATGCCCATGTGGTGGTTGCCGCACCGGGTGAAACGCCGATTTTGTACATCGACCGTCATCTAGTCCATGAAGTGACCTCTCCACAAGCCTTTGATGGCTTGCGTGAAAAAGGCCGCCCTGTACGCCAAGTCAGCAAAACTTTTGCGACCATGGATCACAACGTCTCCAGCACCACCAAAGACATCAATGCCTCTGGTGAAATGGCGCGCATCCAGATGCAAACCCTCTCCAAAAACTGTGAAGAGTTCGGCGTCACTTTGTATGACATAAACCACAAGTACCAAGGTATTGTGCATGTGATGGGACCTGAGCTTGGTATTACCCTCCCCGGTATGACGATTGTATGTGGCGATTCACACACCGCGACTCACGGAGCTTTCGGCTCGCTTGCCTTTGGGATCGGCACCTCAGAAGTAGAACACGTACTGGCCACTCAAACCCTAAAACAAGGCCGCGCTAAGACGATGAAAATCGAAGTGCGTGGCAAAGTGGCTTCAGGCATTACCGCTAAAGACATCGTACTGGCGATCATTGGCAAAACAACCGCAGCTGGCGGTACAGGCTATGTCGTGGAATTTTGTGGAGAAGCGATTCGCGATCTCTCCATGGAAGGTCGCATGACCGTGTGTAACATGGCGATTGAGCTAGGTGCTAAAGCAGGCTTGATTGCCCCTGATGCAACTACATTCAACTACATTAAAGGTCGTAGATTTGCCCCACAAGGCAATGATTGGGATGCCGCTGTCGACTATTGGCAAACCTTAAAAACCGATGAGGATGCACAGTTCGATGCCGTCGTGACGCTTGAAGCCAGCGAAATCAAACCGCAAGTAACTTGGGGAACCAACCCAGGCCAAGTGATTGCCGTTGATGAGCCAATCCCATCACCTAGTCAGTTTGCCGATCCTGTTGAACGCAGCTCAGCAGAAAAAGCTCTGGCTTATATGGGACTTGAAGCCGGCAAAATGCTCTCCGATTATAAAGTCGATAAAGTGTTCGTCGGTTCATGCACCAACTCGCGCATCGAAGATATGCGCGCTGCGGCAGCGGTAGCCAAAGGTAAAAAAGTCGCGGCTCATGTCCAAGCACTGATCGTACCCGGCTCCGAACAAGTGAAAGCGCAAGCCGAAGCGGAAGGTTTAGATAAGATCTTTATTGAGGCAGGGTTTGAATGGCGCTTGCCGGGTTGCTCAATGTGTTTAGCCATGAACAATGACCGCTTAGGGCCAGGAGAACGCTGCGCATCTACCTCAAACCGCAACTTTGAGGGACGTCAGGGACGTGATGGCCGCACCCATTTAGTTAGTCCAGCCATGGCAACTGCTGCGGCGATTGCTGGTCACTTCGTCGATATTCGTCAGTTTTAA
- the leuB gene encoding 3-isopropylmalate dehydrogenase, producing the protein MTDKHYKIAVLPGDGIGPEVMAQAHKVLDAIEQKYGIHFSREEHDVGGIAIDNHGCPLPENTLHACEEADAVLFGSVGGPKWEHLPPNEQPERGALLPLRKHFQLFCNLRPAQIHQGLEAFSPLRADISARGFDIVVVRELTGGIYFGQPKGREGEGANEKAFDTEVYHRFEIERIARIAFESARLRRKKVCSIDKANVLQSSILWREVVSEIAKDYPDVALSHMYIDNATMQLIKDPAQFDVMLCSNIFGDILSDECAMITGSMGMLPSASMNESKFGLYEPAGGSAPDIAGKNIANPVAQILSAALMLRYSLGEEAAARDIENAVSQALAAGELTADLAGNKPALSTSAMGDKIASYILNS; encoded by the coding sequence ATGACAGACAAACATTACAAAATTGCCGTATTGCCCGGTGACGGTATCGGCCCGGAAGTGATGGCGCAAGCCCACAAAGTATTGGATGCCATTGAACAAAAGTACGGTATTCACTTCAGTCGAGAAGAACACGATGTCGGTGGTATCGCCATTGATAACCATGGTTGTCCATTACCGGAAAACACTCTGCATGCCTGTGAAGAAGCTGATGCGGTCTTGTTTGGCTCCGTCGGCGGACCAAAATGGGAACATCTGCCACCTAACGAGCAACCTGAACGCGGTGCGTTGCTACCACTGCGCAAGCACTTCCAACTGTTTTGTAATTTGCGCCCGGCTCAAATTCACCAAGGCTTAGAGGCCTTCTCACCTCTTCGTGCTGACATCTCTGCTCGCGGTTTCGATATTGTGGTGGTGCGTGAACTGACTGGCGGCATCTACTTTGGTCAACCGAAAGGTCGTGAAGGTGAAGGTGCCAATGAAAAAGCCTTCGATACCGAGGTTTACCACCGTTTTGAAATTGAACGTATCGCACGTATCGCCTTTGAATCAGCTCGCTTGCGCCGCAAGAAAGTCTGCTCTATCGACAAAGCCAATGTGCTGCAAAGCTCGATTCTCTGGCGCGAAGTGGTCAGCGAGATTGCCAAGGATTATCCCGATGTCGCGCTTTCACACATGTACATCGATAATGCCACCATGCAGCTGATTAAAGATCCTGCCCAGTTTGACGTGATGCTCTGCTCGAACATTTTTGGTGACATCCTTTCTGACGAATGCGCGATGATCACCGGCTCCATGGGCATGTTGCCTTCGGCCAGTATGAATGAAAGCAAGTTTGGTTTGTATGAACCCGCCGGCGGCAGCGCTCCCGATATCGCAGGCAAAAATATCGCCAACCCTGTCGCGCAGATCCTTTCTGCTGCGCTCATGCTGCGTTACAGCTTGGGTGAAGAAGCCGCAGCGCGTGATATTGAAAATGCGGTTAGCCAAGCATTAGCAGCAGGTGAACTGACGGCGGATCTCGCAGGCAATAAACCGGCTCTATCGACCTCAGCAATGGGCGATAAAATCGCAAGCTATATTTTGAATTCATAA
- the leuA gene encoding 2-isopropylmalate synthase, which yields MNNQVIIFDTTLRDGEQALSASLTVKEKLQIAYALERLGVDIIEAGFPVSSPGDFESVQTIAKNIKNSRVCALSRAVAKDIDAAAEALKVAEAFRIHTFISTSTIHVQDKLRRSYDDVVEMAVKAVKHARQYTDDVEFSCEDAGRTPIDNLCRMVEAAINAGARTINIPDTVGYTVPSEFGGIIQTLFNRVPNIDKAIISVHCHDDLGMSVANSIAAIQAGARQVEGTINGIGERAGNCALEEIAMIIKTRQELLGVTTGIKHDEISRTSKLVSQLCNMPIQSNKAIVGANAFSHSSGIHQDGMLKNKNTYEIMTPESIGLKNQALNLTSRSGRAAVKSHMDSMGYNENEYNLDALYEDFLKLADRKGQVFDYDLEALMHFSNLREEDDFYKLNYLSVQSGSVMATTSIKLLCGDEEKCEAAVGNGPVDALYQCIYRLTGYEIVLDKFDLTAKGEGEDGLGQADIIANYKGRKYHGTGVSTDIVEASGQALLHVINSIHRADQIAQIKQKKSVATV from the coding sequence ATGAACAATCAGGTGATTATATTCGATACCACATTACGCGATGGTGAGCAGGCATTGTCTGCCAGCTTGACAGTAAAAGAGAAACTGCAAATCGCCTACGCACTGGAGCGCTTAGGGGTAGATATTATCGAAGCTGGATTTCCTGTTTCCTCTCCGGGCGATTTTGAATCGGTACAAACCATCGCTAAAAACATCAAAAATAGCCGTGTTTGTGCCCTTTCGCGAGCCGTTGCGAAAGACATTGATGCCGCGGCAGAAGCCTTGAAAGTGGCCGAAGCCTTTCGTATTCACACTTTTATCTCCACATCCACTATCCATGTACAAGACAAATTGCGCCGCAGCTATGACGATGTCGTCGAAATGGCAGTCAAAGCGGTGAAGCATGCGCGTCAATATACGGATGATGTGGAGTTCTCTTGTGAAGATGCGGGCCGCACACCTATCGATAACTTGTGCCGTATGGTCGAAGCTGCGATCAATGCCGGTGCGCGTACCATCAATATTCCAGATACGGTCGGCTACACAGTGCCGAGCGAATTTGGCGGCATTATTCAAACGCTGTTTAACCGAGTCCCCAATATCGATAAAGCGATCATTTCCGTGCACTGTCATGACGATTTAGGCATGTCGGTAGCCAACTCGATTGCCGCTATTCAAGCGGGAGCGCGCCAAGTAGAGGGAACCATCAACGGTATTGGCGAACGTGCGGGTAACTGCGCATTGGAAGAGATCGCGATGATCATCAAAACCCGTCAAGAGTTGCTCGGGGTAACCACGGGCATTAAACACGACGAGATCAGCCGTACCAGCAAGCTTGTCAGCCAGCTTTGCAACATGCCGATTCAAAGCAACAAAGCGATTGTCGGAGCAAATGCGTTTAGCCACTCTTCGGGCATTCACCAAGATGGCATGCTCAAAAACAAAAATACCTACGAAATCATGACTCCCGAATCGATAGGCCTCAAAAACCAAGCACTGAACCTCACTAGCCGTAGTGGGCGTGCCGCAGTGAAAAGCCATATGGATTCAATGGGCTACAACGAAAATGAATACAATTTGGATGCTTTGTATGAAGACTTCTTGAAGCTGGCAGATCGCAAAGGCCAAGTGTTTGATTACGATTTAGAGGCCTTGATGCATTTCTCTAATTTGCGTGAAGAGGATGACTTCTACAAACTCAACTACTTGAGCGTGCAATCCGGCAGCGTAATGGCCACCACCAGTATCAAGTTACTGTGCGGCGATGAAGAAAAATGCGAAGCCGCCGTTGGTAACGGTCCGGTCGATGCATTATATCAGTGTATCTACCGCCTAACTGGGTATGAGATTGTACTCGATAAATTCGATCTCACCGCCAAAGGCGAAGGTGAGGATGGCTTAGGTCAAGCAGATATCATCGCGAATTATAAAGGACGTAAATATCACGGTACCGGCGTCTCAACCGACATCGTTGAAGCTTCCGGTCAAGCCTTGTTGCATGTTATCAATAGTATTCATCGCGCGGATCAAATCGCCCAGATTAAACAGAAAAAAAGCGTCGCTACGGTTTAA